The sequence CATATATCAACAAGACACATTCTAATGAATACAACAATCCTCCAATACTCTGGTAAATCCATATTCTTCGCTTGCTGCCATATCTTATAACCACATTCTGATTATTATCTCTAAGTGCCAATCTTATATAAAATATAACGCTTATCAGTTCCAGCATCGGAAACACAAACCGTCCCATAAGCACAAATATTGCATCTTTTGCACAGCCCCCTACAATATATTTGGTATTATATCTTGCAAAAAATGGAAGACACATTGCTATAGCCGTTAATACTATAATAATTTTGTAGATTAAAGCTTTTTTGCTTTCATTTCTATAAATGTAATATCTTAAAAATTTCATATACCCTCTTATATATCTAATTAATCTGCGTATAAACTATTGGATTCTGACTCCATATCATAAAATAATTCCAGTTATCCGCATTATCATATTCATATTCTGGAATCTGGACTTTTGCAATATTAAAAGGAAATATCATATCATATTCTTTACCATCTTCATAATTTCCCTTTGCCGGATTTGCATCTTTAATAAAAGCTGAAAGATATGAATCTATCTGATTATCCCATGCATTATCAGCATACAATATAAAATCTGTCCACCACTCCTTATTCATCAGTTCTCTCTCTGTTATCCTTAACGTTATGTATACCAGAACAACCTTTCCATCTATCTGTAAAGTTTTTTTATATTCTTCCAACTGTTCTGGATCTGTCACATAATCATTTAACTGTTCCATATCAAGGACTTCATATCTGTTAAATTTTACAGCATATCCTTCTGCCTCATACCATTCATCAGATGAGAGCTGTGTAGCTCTCATAATTTTACTGTATTTAATATTGACAATACTAATAACACATATAAACATAAAAATAATACAGCCCGCTAAGATATATATTCCTCTTTTTTTCATTCTATCCCCCTAAAGTTCATCTGTCTTTCTCCTACGAATAAAATATGAACAAATTATTGTTATCAGAAGAGCTGCTATTTCCATCAAAAACATAGGAACCGAATCACCTGTCAGCTGTATAAGATATGAACAGGCAAGCATAGGATTCTTTGCTCCAACCAGCGGCATAACTACTTCTTCAAAAAAATATAACGTAAATGCTGATACAATAACCATAACTCCATTACCTAATAAATATGCAAAAGTATATGATAAGCAGCCTATTATGCTGAATAAAACAGATTCACTAATCATAATTAACACAGACACCAATAACGGTAATTTATAAAACAGACTTCCTAATATACAGTTAGCACCTGCCACATATTGCAATCCAGGAAATGGTTCACCTGCCGGTAAGAGTGTGGCCGTTATCAGAAAGGAGATTAACAAGGTGTACATTACCACACTAAATCCTACAATAAACTGTGTTACAAGCTTACTGAAAAAATACTTTTTCTTATCTGTCCTGACAATTATATTATAAATATATCTGGAATCCACATCCGAATATATGCTCATAGAATATGGAATACATATAATCAGTGGAAATATAAAATGCAGTAATTTTGATGCTGTACTAAAGTTATTTAGCTCCATCCACTGATTATATAAATTAGGTACCGGATATCCCCATGTATTAGCATAAACCTCCATTGCTATCCTTGTTGGAACTACAATTTTAAAAATATCATACAAAACAATGACTGAACATACCAAAAGGGTTATGTACATCCATTTATTCTTAAAAGCCCTATTCAACTCAATTTTTAATAATACTTTCATTCAATCACTCCGTCTGTTTCTATTAAAAAATATGGCATTTTGACAGCCTTGCTTTCGCCCATTGCACATGCCTGTACTGCAATGTTATTATTCTGAAGGATATCTTCCTTGACACAATAGCATGTTGTTATAACTGCCTCTTCATCTTTTTTTAGACTAATACTCCCTTTTACTGCTGTTGTATTTTCAATCACATGTCCCCTTGGCTCACATTTGCCTACAAATCCATTATCATCATAAACACCAAGCATAAAATTCTGTGGAGAAAAATAACTTTCTTCTTCCGAATCACGCATGTTAATAACCAAATATTTTACAGTTACATAATATGTGTCATCTATAAAACTTCCACTGGCATCTTTCTGTTCTTCCTCTTTATAAAAATCAATATCTATTCCCTCTGGTTTTGCCTTCGAAATACTATATTCAATATATCTATATTTATAATGTGACTTAAATGTCTTAAATTCCCTATAATAATCCCCTTCATCTCCCGGATTAAGCAGTATCATCTTATCTATGGAATAAGCCTCATATGTATATTGCTCATTCGTTTTAGATTCGTTTATTCCGTTCAAAGGATCCTCTTTTGAACTGTTGAATAGTTTTATTCTTCCCAGCTTAACTGCAAAAATAACCGCAATTAAAATAACAACAACTGTTGCTACTGATACCACTTTATTTTTCATATCACTATAAATCATCAGGCAGACATTATTCTGCCTGATGTCCTCTCTATTTAATATCCACCATAATTATCTGGGCTCCATGCAAAATATGTTTCCATATAATACTGTGAACCCGGTTCTACTTTCACAGCAGCATAATTATATCCACTTTCTTTAACATAATTCTTGAGATACTGAGTTTTTCCAGGGCTCACGCCATATGTAAATAATTGAAAATCCTCATAGTAATTTCTACTACCGTCTCTATCGCTTGCCACCAATGTGAAATTAGTATCACCACCATATGAAGAGCTGATATTCCTTACATATCCGGAAGAATAATCAGCCTTATATCTCCCATCCGTATAATCTTCTGTCCTACCATTGTAATCTTCAAGTGTTGCTGTATAATATGTATCTTTACTTCTGCACTCATCTTTGGCTGGTAAGTAATAATCGGGCATGCAACATTTGCATAGTGCACTGCCACCTTGACTGACAGCTTCTGTAACTTACCTGCCATCACCTGCTTAACATCTTTTGTCATAGTGGTTTCCTCCTTCCAAGTAATTTATTTGTATGTTCATAATACCTATTTTTTATTCTTTTTCCCAATAACGGTATAATTTGTCGGGTTAGCGCCATAATTGGATTGTTTTTCATATATAATAATTTTTTATTTATAACTATCAAAATATGTCATATTTTAAAATTTATCCGTTATAACTTATAAAAAAAGATTGAAGACCATACCCACACCTGTGTACATCTCCAATCCTTTTTATTTAATCCTATTATATACGAATCATTTCTCCAGAAATTATCCCCACACTTCTTCTGCAATTTCTTTCACAAGCTTTAACTTAGCCCACTGTTCTTCCTCAGTAAGCTTATTTCCAATCTCGCATGAAGCAAATCCACACTGTGGGCTTAAATACAGTCTGTCAAGCGGAACATATTTTGCTGCCTCATGAATTCTGTTAATAACAAGTTCCTTGTTTTCAAGCGCTGGTGTCTTAGTTGTAACAAGTCCAAGAACAACCTTCTTGTCCCCGGATACCTTCGCTAGTGGTGCAAATCCGCCTGAACGCTCATCATCATATTCAAGATAATATGCATTAACATTTTCCTCACCAAAAAGCAGATCAGCAACGCTGTCGTATGCACCTGAGCTGAAGAATGTTGAATGATAGTTACCTCTGCACACATGTGTGTTGATAAGAAGGTCTTCTGGTGCTGCAGCTACAACCTCGTTGTTTAACTTAAGCATAAGCTTCTTGTACTCTTCAAGAGCCTCACCGCTTCTGCCTGTAAGCGCAACAGCAAGCTTTGGATTAACCATTCCGCCCCATACGCAGTCATCAAACTGGAGATTTCTACAGCCTGCTGCATATATTTCAGCAACAAATTCATTGTAAGCCTTAATTACATCTTCTGCAAATGCTTCCTCTGTTCCATAGTATGCAAGTGTATCTGCTAAAAGCTCTGCGCCTGTAAAATATGCATAGAACTGTCCCGGTGAAGGAATTGTCTGCTTCGCAACAGTGTTCTCGTCCTCTAATGCCTTAACGAACTTAAAATGTTCAA is a genomic window of [Eubacterium] eligens ATCC 27750 containing:
- a CDS encoding 5-methyltetrahydropteroyltriglutamate--homocysteine S-methyltransferase, which encodes MSKLHTPFRYDYVGSFLRPERLKKARADYESGKINKAELIAVEDDCIRELVAKVKELGYHVITDGEFRRSTWHLDFMWGFNGVEHRKTVDGNTTFDAEAAMIDDTYMVGKISVKNHPFVEHFKFVKALEDENTVAKQTIPSPGQFYAYFTGAELLADTLAYYGTEEAFAEDVIKAYNEFVAEIYAAGCRNLQFDDCVWGGMVNPKLAVALTGRSGEALEEYKKLMLKLNNEVVAAAPEDLLINTHVCRGNYHSTFFSSGAYDSVADLLFGEENVNAYYLEYDDERSGGFAPLAKVSGDKKVVLGLVTTKTPALENKELVINRIHEAAKYVPLDRLYLSPQCGFASCEIGNKLTEEEQWAKLKLVKEIAEEVWG
- a CDS encoding cyclic lactone autoinducer peptide, translating into MTKDVKQVMAGKLQKLSVKVAVHYANVACPIITYQPKMSAEVKIHIIQQHLKITMVGQKIIRMGDIRLIILPDM
- a CDS encoding ABC transporter permease, whose product is MKVLLKIELNRAFKNKWMYITLLVCSVIVLYDIFKIVVPTRIAMEVYANTWGYPVPNLYNQWMELNNFSTASKLLHFIFPLIICIPYSMSIYSDVDSRYIYNIIVRTDKKKYFFSKLVTQFIVGFSVVMYTLLISFLITATLLPAGEPFPGLQYVAGANCILGSLFYKLPLLVSVLIMISESVLFSIIGCLSYTFAYLLGNGVMVIVSAFTLYFFEEVVMPLVGAKNPMLACSYLIQLTGDSVPMFLMEIAALLITIICSYFIRRRKTDEL